The following coding sequences lie in one Nycticebus coucang isolate mNycCou1 chromosome 18, mNycCou1.pri, whole genome shotgun sequence genomic window:
- the DRG2 gene encoding developmentally-regulated GTP-binding protein 2 isoform X2: protein MLTPLGEITKDVVGMMHQCRCVVLATQISCKRHCCDSLVSWNATEYHLGLLKAKLAKYRAQLLEPSKSASSKGEGFDVMKSGDARVALIGFPSVGKSTFLSLMTSTASEAASYEFTTLTCIPGVIEYKGANIQLLDLPGIIEGAAQGKGRGRQVIAVARTADVVIMMLDATKGEVQRSLLEKELESVGIRLNKHKPNIYFKPKKGGGISFNSTVTLTQCSEKLVQLILHEYKIFNAEVLFREDCSPDEFIDVIVGNRVYMPCLYVYNKIDQISMEEVDRLARKPNSVVISCGMKLNLDYLLEMLWEYLALTCIYTKKRGQRPDFTDAIILRKGASVEHVGTSTKYSPQRVGLTHTMEHEDVIQIVKK from the exons ATGCTCACACCTCTGGGTGAAATCACTAAGGATGTGGTGGGCATGATGCACCAGTGCAGGTGTGTTGTATTGGCCACTCAGATATCCTGCAAGAGGCACTGCTGTGACAGCCTGGTATCCTGGAATG CCACTGAGTACCATCTGGGCCTGCTGAAAGCAAAACTTGCCAAGTATCGGGCCCAGCTCCTGGAACCATCCAAATCTGCCTCATCCAAAGGGGAAGGCTTCGATGTCATGAAGTCAGGCGATGCCCGTGTGGCACTGATTGGATTTCCCTCTGTGGGTAAG TCCACCTTCTTGAGTCTGATGACCTCTACAGCCAGTGAAGCTGCATCCTATGAGTTCACCACTCTGACGTGTATTCCTGGGGTCATTGAA TATAAAGGCGCCAATATCCAGCTCCTGGACCTTCCTGGAATCATTGAAGGTGCAGCCCAAG GGAAAGGCCGTGGCCGGCAGGTGATTGCTGTGGCACGCACAGCTGATGTTGTCATCATGATGCTGGATGCCACCAAGGGAGAGGTGCAGAG ATCCCTTCTGGAGAAAGAGCTGGAGTCCGTGGGCATCCGCCTCAACAAGCACAAGCCCAACATCTACTTCAAG cCTAAGAAAGGTGGTGGCATCTCCTTTAACTCAACGGTCACACTGACCCAGTGTTCGGAAAAGCTGGTGCAGCTCATCCTGCATGAATATA AGATCTTCAATGCAGAAGTGCTCTTCCGAGAAGACTGTTCCCCGGATGAATTCATCGATGTGATCGTGGGCAACCGGGTGTACATGCCCTGCCTGTAT GTTTATAACAAAATCGACCAGATCTCCATGGAAGAAGTAGACCGCCTGGCCCGAAAACCTAACAGTGTGGTCATCAG CTGTGGCATGAAGCTAAACCTGGACTACCTGCTGGAGATGCTTTGGGAATACTTGGCCTTGACCTGCATCTACACCAAGAAGAGAGGAC AGAGGCCGGACTTCACGGATGCCATCATCCTCCGGAAAGGAGCCTCTGTGGAGCACGTG